CAAACATCCGCCGCCAAAAACCTTTGGTCAGCAGCCAGGGAATAGTGAAGAGAACTTTTCTCACTTTAATACCTGACTGCTCGCCGACATTATAAACCGGACGGATGGAAACATCACGGACCCGGAAATGGCCAATGTTCAATTTGATCAACAAATCATTGGGCATCCCGTAGCGTGGGTAGATGCCATCAAGATCGATCCGTTCCAGAGCCGCCAGGGAGATGGCTGTATAGCCACTCTGGGAATCGGCAATATGCCAGTAGCCGGAGGCAATTTTGGTAAATAACGAGAGAAATGAGTTGCCGATATAGCGATATTTGGGAATCATTTCCCATGACTCGCCGCGGAACAGCCGGTTGCCTTTGGTGTAGTCACACTCATTCCGGCAGACGGGCCCGACAATTCTTGGCAGATCAGCCGGATCCATCTGGAAATCTGCAGCCATGACCGCCGTCACCTCAACCCGCTGGTCACGAGCCCACTTGTAGCCGGTGGCGATAGCGCCGCCGACT
This genomic stretch from Candidatus Anaeroferrophillus wilburensis harbors:
- a CDS encoding glycosyltransferase family 2 protein, which gives rise to MFEQKTIAVVIPAYNEEKLIAKVVATMPSFVDHIVIVDDCSTDATVAAVKELEAVNGKVLLLAHERNQGVGGAIATGYKWARDQRVEVTAVMAADFQMDPADLPRIVGPVCRNECDYTKGNRLFRGESWEMIPKYRYIGNSFLSLFTKIASGYWHIADSQSGYTAISLAALERIDLDGIYPRYGMPNDLLIKLNIGHFRVRDVSIRPVYNVGEQSGIKVRKVLFTIPWLLTKGFWRRMFEKYVIRDFHPLIFFYLLGFAFGLAFLVLAGKIFYQKMTLGFFPPTATLATMFAFIAASQFILFAMWFDMENGKELK